The genomic interval GCTCGGGCGAGGCGCCGCGATATTGTCGCAATTGAGCAACATTGTTGTAGGAATGCATCACACGGTCTGCCCAATTCGGCGGCCGAACGCATTCAATGATTATTGCCGGAATGACCAGCGCAGAGACGTCGGCCCAACCCGTTGACGACCCCTCGATTGCCGAGCCGCGGCTGCGCACCTGGCGCAAGCTGCTGGCCCCGATGGCGGTCGGCATTGCGCTGTTCTCGGCGTTCCTGACCTTCATCGTCCTGACCGGCCTGACGCCGATCGCGCCGACCCGGGAAGTCGTGGTCAGCTTCCTGCTGATCAACGCCGTCACCATCCTGCTGCTGCTCGGCATCATTGCCCGCGAGGTCTGGAAGGTGGTCCAGGCCCGCCGGCGGGGGCGGGCGGCGTCACGGCTGCACATCCAGATCGTCAGCCTGTTTTCGGTGATCGCGGTGCTGCCGGCGGTGCTGGTGTCGATCGTCGCCAACGTCACGCTCGACCGCGGCCTCGACCGGCTATTCTCCGGCCCGACCCGGGCCGTGATCCAGAACTCGCTGATCGTCGCCAACGCCTATCTGCACGAGCACGGCCAGCTGATCCGCGGCGACATCCTCGGCATGGCCAACGACATCTCGCACGCCCGGGCGCTGTTCGACCTCGACCGCAAATCCTTCCGCGAATTCCTGACCAACGACGCCGCCACCCGCAACTTGCCGGGCGCGATGCTGATCGACAAGGATCGCAACATCCTGGAGGCGGCGCAGAACGGCATCCGCCGCGATTTCGACGTGCCGGCCCCGGAGTTCCTGAAGAACGTCGACGACACCGAACCGCAGATCGCGGTGTTCATCGAAGCCAATTACGTCGCCGCGGTGATCCGGCTGAAAGGCTTCGAAGACACCTTCCTGTACGTTGCGCGCTTCCTCGATCCGCACGTCGTGGCGCAGTTGCGCCAGACCCAGGCCAGCGTCGCCGAATATTCCGAGCTCGAAGCGCGCCGGCTTGGCGTCCAGGTCGCGTTCGCGCTGATGTTCACGGTGATCGCGCTCACCGTGCTGATGTCTGCGGTGCTGATCGGCCTGAACTTCGCCAATTGGCTGGTGGCACCGATCCGTCGCCTGATGGGCGCGGCGCATCTGGTCTCGACCGGCGACCTGCACGTCCAGGTGCCAGTGTCGAAGTCCGAGGGCGACCTGTCGCAGCTCGGCATGACCTTCAACAAGATGACCCAGGAGCTGCGCACCCAGCGCGACGAATTGGTCAGCGCCAGCGAACTGATCGACAGCCGGCGCCGCTTCATCGAGGCGGTGCTGTCGTCAGCGAGCGCCGGCATCATCGGCGTCGACGGCTCGCTGTCGATCGGCATCCTCAACCGCTCGGCCGAGAAGCTGATCGGTCACGCCGAGGCCGAAGCGCTCGGCCATCCGCTGTCCGAGATCATCCCCGAGCTCGACGAGATCATGGCCAATGCGCGCGAGGGATCGCAGCGCCTGGTGCAGGGCCAGATCACCATCATCCGCGACGGTCGCGAACGCATCCTCAACGTCCGCGTCACCGCCGAGCAGACCGGCCATACCAGCGACAGCTACATCATCACGCTCGACGACATCACCGAGCTGGTGTCGGCGCAGCGCACCTCGGCCTGGGGCGATGTCGCGCGCCGCATCGCGCATGAGATCAAGAATCCGCTGACGCCGATCCAGCTCTCTGCGGAGCGGATCAAGCGCAAGTTCGGCAAGGTGATCGTCGAGGACAAGAGCATCTTCGAGCAGTGCACCGACACCATCGTCCGTCAGGTCGATGACATCCGGCGCATGGTCGACGAATTCTCGCGGTTTGCCCGGATGCCGAAACCGGTGATCGAAGGCGAGGATGTCGGCGACACGGTGCGGCAGGTGGTGTTCCTGATGCGTGTCGGGCATCCCGACGTCGACATCGAAACCGAGATCAAGGACGAGCCGCTGCACGCGCGGTTCGACCGCCGCCTGATCTCGCAGGCGCTCACCAACATCATCAAGAATGCCACCGAGGCGATCGAGGCCGTGCCCGAGGAAGAACTCGGCAAGGGCAAGATCGAAGTGGTGGCGGCACGCGACGGCGACTTTGTCGTGATCGACGTGATCGATAACGGCATCGGTCTGCCCAAAGAAAGCCGTTCGCGGCTGCTCGAACCCTACGTCACCACCCGTGAGAAGGGCACCGGCCTCGGTCTTGCGATCGTCGGACGCGTGCTGGTCGACCACGGCGGCGGCATTGAACTCAACGACGCATCCCACGTTCGTCCAGGCCAGCGCGGTGCATGGATGCGCCTCCGATTCGCGATGTCCGGTCAGCCGGCATCACCTCCCGGATCGGGTGAACCAAAACAGCAGGCCGAGAACGAACCAAGGATAGCGGCTGCCAGCGGCAGCTAAAGCGACAGGCGCGACCATGGCGAATGACATTCTGATCGTCGACGATGAAGCGGACATCCGCGATCTCGTTGCCGGTATTCTCGAGGACGAAGGCTTCTCCACGCGCACCGCGCGCGACAGCGATTCGGCGCTGGCCGAGATCGCCAATCGGCGGCCCAACCTGATCTTCCTCGACATCTGGCTGCAGGGCAGCAAGCTCGACGGTCTCCAATTGCTGGAACAGATCAAGAAGGATCACACCGACGTCCCGGTGGTGATGATCTCCGGCCACGGCAACATCGAAACCGCGGTCGCGGCGATCAAGCGTGGCGCCTACGACTTTATCGAAAAGCCGTTCAAATCCGACCGGCTGATCCTCGTGGCGACCCGGGCGCTCGAAACCTCGCGGCTGAAGCGCGAGGTGCGCGAGCTGAAGCAGCTCGCGCCGTCGGCCTCGACGCTGGTCGGCCGCTCCGCCTGCATCAATCAGCTGCGCCAGACCATCGAGCGCGCCGCCAAGGCCAACAGCCGGATCCTGATCGTCGGCCCGTCCGGCGCCGGCAAGGAGCTGGCGGCGCGGACGCTGCACAATTCGTCGTCGCGCGCCGAGGGGCCATTCGTGGTGATCAACGCCGCGGCGATCACCCCGGAGAAAATGGAAATCGAGCTGTTCGGCGTCGAAGCCAACGGCGAGCATTCCCGCAAGGCCGGCGCGCTCGAAGAGGCGCACGGCGGCACGTTGTTCATCGACGAAATCGCCGACATGCCGCGCGAGACCCAGAACAAGATTTTGCGTGTCTTGGTCGAGCAGACCTTCCAACGCTGCGGCGGCACCACCAAAGTCAATGTCGACGTCCGCATCATCTCGTCGACGGCGCGTAACCTCGAAGAGGAAATCGCTGCCGGCCGTTTCCGCGAAGACCTGTATCACCGGCTGTCGGTGGTGCCGATCCGCGTCCCGCCGCTGTCCGAGCGTCGCGACGACATTCCGGAACTGATCGAATACTTCATGGAGCAGATCTCGGCGGCGACCGGCCTGCCGCGCCGGCAGATCGGCCAGGACGCGATGGCGGTGCTACAATCGCATGTCTGGCCCGGCAATGTCCGCCAGCTCCGCAACAACGTCGAGCGGCTGATGATTTTGGCCGGTGGCGGACCGGATGCGGTGATCACCGCCGACATGCTGCCGCAGGATGTCGGCTCGATGGTGCCGACGATGCCGACCGGCAATAACGGCGAGCACATCATGGGTCTGCCGCTGCGCGAGGCCCGCGAGGCGTTCGAGCGTGATTATCTGATCGCGCAGATCAGCCGGTTCTCCGGCAACATCTCGCGCACCGCCGAATTCGTCGGCATGGAACGCTCGGCGTTGCACCGCAAGCTCAAGGCGCTCGGCGTCGGCTAAGTCGTCCTTCCATTCATATCTCAGACCTGGATTCAATCGATGTCGCGCATCGCCTATGTCAACGGCCGTTATCTCGACATGCGCGATGCGAGCGTGAACATCGAAGATCGCGGCTATCAGTTCGCCGACGGCGTCTATGAGGTCTGCGAAGTGCGCGGCGGCAAGCTGGTCGACATGCCGCGGCACCTGGCGCGGCTGCAGCGCTCGCTCGGCGAATTGCGGATCAAGGAGCCGATGCCGCTCGCGGCCTTGTCCGTCGTGATGCACCAAGTGGTGCGGCGCAACCGGGTGAATCACGGCATCGTCTATCTGCAGGTTACGCGCGGCGTGGCGCGGCGCGATCACGGCTTTCCAGCTGCGTCGGTGAAGCCCGCCGTGGTGGTGACGGCGCGCAGCCTCGATCCGGCGAAGGGGCAGGCCAACGCCGCTCACGGCATCAAGGTGATCACGCTGCCGGAGAATCGCTGGCCGCGGGTCGATATCAAGTCGACGGCGCTGCTACCGAACGTGCTGGCCAAGCAGGCGGCGCGCGAGACCGGTGCCTATGAGGCGTGGTACGTCGACCGCGACGGCTATGTCACCGAAGGCTCCTCCAGCAACGCCTGGATCGTCACCAAAGAGGGCCGGGTGGTGACCCGCTCGGCCGAGGCCGGCATACTCCCCGGCGTCACCCGTGCGGTGCTGATGGATGCGTTCGAAGCGCTGCAGGTTCGGTTCGAGGAGCGGCCGTTCACGCCGGCCGAGGCCGCCGGTGCCGCCGAGGCATTCGTGACCGCGTCCAGCCAGATCGTGATGCCGGTGGTGGCGATCGACGGGCAGCCGATTGGCAACGGCACGCCGGGCGCATTGGCCAAACGTCTAAGAGAGCAGTTTCACCGATTTGCGGTGTTTTCTTAAGCTTTGCGGCGCGGGGAGCATCCACTCGGGGTTTTAGTTGCTTGCTTAAAAGCCATGCCTACCCTCTAATCGGACGTCGGCTTCCGGAGGGGGATCTCGGAGGAGTCGGCAACCGGGGTGGAGCTCCGATAGAGAGACGCGCACCGGCAAGAAAAGACAAAACCAATTGCGGGATAAAAAATGGCGGCAGACCGCGCACAAAACCTTCAAGACACTTTCCTCAACCACGTACGCAAGACAAAGACTCCCCTGACGATCTTTCTGGTCAACGGGGTGAAGTTGCAGGGTATTGTCACCTGGTTCGATAATTTTTGCCTTTTGTTGCGGCGCGACGGTCATTCGCAGCTCGTCTACAAACACGCGATCTCGACGATCATGCCGGGGGCGCCGATCCAGCTGTTCGAAAGCGGCGAGGACTCGCCAGCTTGAGGCGGGCCTGATTGGAACCCCGCAGCATTGACGAGGGCGCCGATCGTCCGCGATCGGGGCAGGGCGGAGAGACTGGACGAGTCATCGTCGTCGGTCCGTATTTGCGCACGCGCCGGGGTGATCCTGACGCGGCGGATACGGCCGTCCGCGACAACGACGCGCGGCTCGATGAAGCCGCGGGTCTTGCGCGCGCCATCGACCTCGACGTCGTCGAGGCGGTGCTCACGCCGATCAGCCAGATTCGTCCCGCGACCTATCTCGGCAAGGGCAAGGTCGAAGAGATCGTCGGGCTGATTGCCGCGCACGAAGCCGACCTCGTGGTGATGGATTGCGCGCTGTCGCCGATCCAGCAGCGCAACCTGGAGAAAGCCTGGAACGCCAAGGTGCTCGATCGCACCGGCCTGATCCTGGAAATCTTTGGGCGCCGCGCCAAGACCCGCGAAGGCACCCTCCAGGTCGAGCTGGCGCATCTCAACTATCAGCGCTCGCGCCTAGTGCGCTCGTGGACCCACCTCGAGCGCCAGCGCGGCGGCTTCGGCTTCATGGGCGGCCCTGGCGAAACCCAGATCGAGGCCGACCGCCGGTTGATCGGCGAGCGCATCACCAAACTCGAGTCCGAGCTGAAGAAGGTGCAGGCGACACGGCGGCTGCATCGCGCCGGTCGGCAGCGCGTGCCGTATCGCGTGGTCGCGCTGGTCGGCTACACCAACGCCGGCAAGTCGACGCTGTTCAACCGGCTGACGCGGGCCGACGTGCAGGCGGCCGACATGCTGTTCGCAACGCTCGACCCGACGCTCCGCGCGATCCAATTGCCGCACGGCGGCAAGGCGATGCTGTCCGACACCGTCGGCTTCATCTCCAATCTGCCGACCCAGCTCGTCGCCGCATTCCGCGCGACGCTGGAAGAGGTGCTGGAAGCCGATCTGATCCTGCATGTCCGCGACATCAGCCACGAGGATGCCGAAGCGCAGCAGCACGACGTCGACAACGTGCTGCGCCAGCTCGGCGTCGATGCGGCCAGCGGCCGGATTGTCGAAGTCTGGAATAAGATCGACCGCTTCGAGCCCGAGCAGCGGGACGAATTGAAGAACATCGCGGCGCGCCGGCCTGAGGATCATCCGTGCCTTCTGGTGTCGGCGGTGAGCGGCGAGGGCGTCGATGACCTTCTGCTGGCGATCGAGCAGCGCCTGGCGGCCACCCGCACCGTGCTCGATCTGTCGATCGATGCGGCGGACGGGGCCGGCGTGAGCTGGCTCCATCGCAACACTGAGGTGCTGGCGAAGGATCTGGTCGACGGCCGATACGCCATGACGGTGCGGGTCGAGGACAACAAGCGCGACGTCGTGGTCGACCGTTTCGGCGCGGTGCCGCGGCCGGATTGAGGGCGCGAATCGGCGCTTTGCGGAAGCGCCGATCGCGGCAATTTCGGCGCCTTTCACGAAGGCTTTTCGCGACCGTCGAAAACGCCCCGTAAGTCTTTGGAAAAACGAGCGGAAAAACCTTCGAAAACCGCGTCCGAAAGGGTGGTTCACAACACCCCGATACGCTATACGAATCCGATCAGATTCTGACCGGAATTCACCCTTGTCCGACAAAGACGACGAGAAGCCCGGGGAGCCGCTGGCGCCCTCGGATATTCGCCCCGTATCCATTCTCGACGAGATGAAGCGCAGCTATCTCGATTACGCGATGAGCGTGATCGTGGCGCGAGCGCTACCGGATGCGCGCGACGGGTTGAAGCCGGTGCATCGCCGTATCCTCTTCGGCATGTACGAGAACGGCTTCGAGTGGAACAAGCCGTATCGCAAGTCGGCACGCACCGTCGGCGACGTCATCGGTAAGTATCACCCGCACGGCGACCAGTCAGTGTACGACGCGCTGGTCCGCATGGCGCAGAACTTCTCGATGCGCGTGCCTCTGATCGATGGTCAGGGCAATTTCGGTTCGGTCGACGGCGATATGCCGGCGGCGATGCGGTACACCGAATCCCGCCTGACCAAGATCGCGCAGACGCTGCTCGATGATATCGACAAGGACACCGTCGACTTCCAGCCGAACTACGACAATTCGGAACGGGAGCCGCAGGTTCTTCCTGCCAAGTTCCCGAACCTGTTGGTCAACGGCGCCGGCGGCATCGCGGTCGGCATGGCCACCAACATCCCGCCGCACAATCTCGGCGAGGTGATCGACGCCTGTATCGCGCTGATCGACGATCCGGCGCTGTCGATCGACGATCTCAACAAGATCGTGCCGGGTCCGGACTTCCCGACCGGCGGCATCATTCTCGGCCGCGCCGGCATCCGCGCCGCCTATCAGACCGGCCGTGGCTCGATCGTGATGCGTGGCAAGGTCGAGATCGAGACCGTCCGCAAGGACCGTGAAGCGATCATCGTCACCGAGATTCCGTATCAGGTGAACAAGGCCACGATGGTCGAGCGCATCGCCGAGCTGGTGCGCGAGAAGAAGATCGAAGGCATCGGCGATCTGCGCGACGAATCCGACCGCGACGGTTTCCGCGTGGTGATCGAGTTGCGCCGCGACGCCGTACCTGAGGTCGTGCTCAACCAGCTCTACAAGTTCACGCCGCTGCAGACCAATTTCGGCGCCAACATGGTGGCGCTGGAAGGCGGCCGGCCGCAGTTGATGAACCTGAAGGATCTGCTGACGGTCTTCGTCGCATTCCGCGAACAGGTCGTCACCCGCCGCACCAAATTCCTGCTCAACAAGGCGCGCGATCGCGCCCACATCTTGGTCGGCCTCGCGATCGCGGTGGCGAATATCGACGAGATCATTCGCGTGATCCGTAATTCGCCTGATCCGAACACGGCGCGCGAGACCCTGATGTCGCGCGACTGGCCGGCCGCCGATGTCGCGGCGATGATCACGCTGATCGACGATCCGCGCCACAAGCTCAACGAGGACGGCACCGCCAGGCTGTCGTTCGAGCAGGCCAAGGCGATCCTCGATCTGCGGCTGCAGCGCCTCACCGCGCTGGGACGCGAAGAGATTTCCGAAGAGCTCGACAAGCTCGCGGTCGAAATCGCCGACTATCTGGAAATCCTGCGCTCGCGGGCGCGGGTGCAGACGATCGTCAAGACCGAGCTCGGCGAGGTCAAGGCCGAGTTCGCAACGCCGCGGCGGACTGAGATTGTCGAGCAGGAAGGCGAGGTCGAAGACGAAGACCTGATCCAGCGCGAGGACATGGTGGTGACCGTGTCGCACGCCGGCTACGTCAAGCGGGTGCCGCTGTCGACCTATCGGGCGCAGCGCCGCGGCGGCAAGGGCCGCTCCGGCATGGCCACCCGCGAGGAGGATTTCGTCTCGCGGCTGTTCGTCGCCTCGACGCACACGCCGGTGCTGTTCTTCTCGTCGCGCGGTCAGGTCTACAAGGAAAAGGTCTGGCGGTTGCCGCTGGCGCCGCCGAACGGCCGTGGCAAGGCGCTGATCAACATCCTGCCGCTGGAGCAGGGCGAGCGCATCACCACGATCATGCCGCTGCCGGAGGACGAAGCCTCGTGGAGCGAGCTCGACGTGATGTTCGCCACCACCGGGGGCAACGTCCGCCGCAACAAGCTGTCCGACTTCGTCGACGTCCGCCGCTCCGGCATCATCGCGATGAAGCTCGACGAGGGCGAGGCGATCGTCGACGTCCAGATCTGCACCGAGCGCGACGACGTGCTGCTGACCGCCGCCGGCGGCCAGTGCATCCGCTTCCCGGTGCCGGACGTGCGCGTGTTCAGCGGCCGCACCTCGATGGGCGTGCGCGGCATCGCGCTGTCGTCCGGCGACAAGGTGATCTCGCTCAGCATCCTGCGTCACTTCGAGGCGACGCCGGCCGAACGCTCGACCTATCTGAAGCAGTCCGGCGCGATCCGCCGTGCCGCGACCGGTGAGGAGAACGAGCCGATCGAGACGCCGGAAGTTGAAGCCGAGGAGGGCGATACGTCCGCGGCGCTGTCGCAGGAGCGCTATGCCGAAATGTCGGCGTCCGAGCAGTTCGTGCTGACGATCTCGGAGAACGGCTACGGCAAGCGGACCTCGTCGTTCGAGTACCGCACCACCGGGCGTGGCGGCAAAGGCATCGTGGCGATGTCGGTGAACAGCCGCAACGGCAAGCTGATAGCGTCGTTCCCGGTCGAAGACTCCGACCAGATCATGCTGGTCACCGACAACGGTCAGCTGATCCGCTGCCCGGTCGAAGGCATTCGCGTCGCCGGCCGCTCGACGCAGGGCGTGATCGTGTTCGACACCGCGGATGACGAGAAGGTCGTCTCGGTCGAGCGCATTCCGGAGACCGACGACGGCGAAAACGGCAACGGCGGCTAGGCCGGCGCTCGAGGAGAGGCGGCGTCCGTTCGCCGCCTCAGCGCCACGCTATGGCGCGCAGTCAGCAGGCTGCACGATCGCCAGAATCGAAAGACCCCCGAGGGGGCAACTCGGGGGTCTTCGGTACAGAGCGCCCTTGGAGGGAAGCGCTTTGCGGAAACTAGCGGTCGGATAACGCCAAAATCTTAATGTCGTTCCGCCGTCACCAGCCGCGCCTGACCGATCGGCGCGTGGCTGGCATTGGCGTTGCGGAGGCAGGACGGCTCGAAATTCGGCCAGGCCTGCTCCGAGCAGGCGGTGCCGAGGGGACGGATGTCGAGCCGGTCGCCCTTGGCCAGAGCCTGCGGAACGCTGGCTTCGACCTGCGGGGCAAAGCCCGGAAGAATGGTGACTGCCGCGGCAGCAAAGGCGGCGATCGCGATCACGGAAAGAGCCTTGATCATGACGGTGTCCCCTGTCGTCTCGATGGTCCGGCCGTTTCGGCCTGGAGTGCTTTGTCGCTTCCCGATGCGGCTGGTTTACCCAGCGCTGGTTTCAGAACGTCTTCATCGCCCGGCCATTCAGGTTTCATGACCGCGGGGATTTGTTTCTTGGCTTTCGGGCGCATGAAACAAACCCGTAAAAACGTGTGTGTTTTCAGGCGCCTCCCGTTACCATGCAGAAGACGCGCGAAGCCGCGATCCGGTTCGATCCGCAGCGCGAAATAAATCCGCCTGCCAGCTGCAGTTTTGAAGGAACTGGCGCCGCTTGCTCGATCCCGCGCGCCGCGCTAGACGGGCCGGATGTCACGCATCGCGCTTTATCCGGGGTCTTTCGATCCCGTTACCAACGGCCATCTCGACGTCGTCCGCCACGCCGTGGCGCTGTGCGACAAGCTCGTGGTGGCGATCGGCATTCATCCCGGCAAGAAGCCGCTGTTCACCACCGAGGAGCGCCTCGCGATGGTCGAACAGGTGTTCGGCCCGGTCGCCAAGGCGGCCGGCTGCGCGTTCGGCTGCACCACCTATGACAATCTCACCGTCACCGCGGCCGAGAAGGTGGGGGCGACCATCATGATCCGCGGCCTGCGCGACGGCACCGATCTCGACTACGAGATGCAGATCGCCGGCATGAACGAGACCATGGCGCCGGCGATCCATACCGTTTTCCTGCCGGCTTCGGTTGGTGTGCGCCCGATCACCGCCACACTGGTGCGGCAGATCGCTGCGATGGGCGGTGACGTCTCGGCCTTTGTTCCGGCCGAGGTGGCGTCCGCCCTGAAATCCAAGTTTGCCGCCGGCTCGCCGGCCTAACCGACCCGGAGTTTTCATGATCCGTCTGATCGGCCTCTTCGCGGCGCTGCTGTTTGCGCTGCCGGCGCTGGCGCAGCCGCTGCCCGCCAATCTCGACAAGCAGAACGCGCTCGTCATCGACACCACCAAGGGCCGCATCGTGATCGCGCTCCGGGCCGACATCGCGCCCAAGCACGCCGAGCGGCTGAAGCAGCTTGCCCGCGAAGGTTTCTACAACAACGTGCCGTTCCACCGCGTGATGGGTGGCTTCATGGCGCAGACCGGCGACGGTCAGAACTTCAACGGCACCGGCGGTTCGAAGTATCCGAACCTGAAGCAGGAATTCTCCAACGTGCCGTTCACCCGCGGGGTGGTCGGCATGGCCCGGCGCGGCGACAGCGTCGACAGCGCCAATTCGCAGTTCTTTATCATGTTCGCCGACGGCCCGAGCCTGAACGGCCAGTACACCGTGATCGGCAATGTCGTGTCCGGCATGGATGTCGTCGACAAGCTGAAGAAGGCTTCGCCGACCTCGCCCGGCGGCGCCGTGACCGATCCGGACAAGATGGTGAAGGTCCAGGTCGCCTCCGACGTGAAATAGGCGATCTCATTGCTGCCGCGCCGACTGACGATAGTCGCGGTAGCTTTGATCGCAGGGACGATCGGTCTCACCGTTCGCCCCGCGTCTGCGCAGAACGCGCCGATCGACAATCTCAACGCATTGTTTTCCGTGATGAAGCAATGCTGGCGTCCGCCGCGTCTGCCGGTCGGGAATCCCGGCATGCAGATCACCGTGCTGGTGAGCTTCACCCGCAGCGGCGAGATCCTCGGCAAGCCGCGGATCACCTTTGAAAGCCCGGAGGGCGGCCGGGACGACAGCCTGGCCTATCGCGTTGCGGTGATGGAGGCGTTGCAGCGATGCACGCCACTGCCATTCACGCCCTCGATGGGGGGCGCCGTCGCCGGACGCCCGTTCATGCTGCGGTTCGACGATCGCAGACAGAGTCCCAAACCAACAGAGAAGAGAGCATGGCTGATAACGACAACATCCTGATCCTCGAAACCACCCAGGGCACCGTGAAGATCGAGATGCGCCCGGATCTGGCGCCGAACCACGTCGCCCGGATCAAGGAGCTGGTGCGCGAGGGCTTCTACGACGGCATCGTGTTCCACCGCGTGATCGAAGGCTTCATGGCGCAGACCGGCTGCCCGCAGGGCACCGGCATGGGCGGCTCCGGCAAGAAGCTGAAGGCCGAGTTCAACGCCGAGCCGCACGTCCGCGGCACCGCGTCGATGGCCCGTGCCGCCAATCCGGACTCCGGCGACAGCCAGTTCTTCATCTGCTTCGACGACGCCCGCTTCCTGGACAAGCAGTACACCGTTTGGGGCAAGGTGATCGAAGGCATGGAGAACGTCGACAAGATCAAGCGCGGCGAGCCGGTCAAGGATCCGGACAAGATCGTCAAGGCCAGCATCGCGGCCGACGCTGCGGCTTGATCAGTGATACGTCGGCCGCGTTCAGGCCGGCGTAGCCATCAAG from Rhodopseudomonas palustris carries:
- a CDS encoding sensor histidine kinase NtrY-like codes for the protein MTSAETSAQPVDDPSIAEPRLRTWRKLLAPMAVGIALFSAFLTFIVLTGLTPIAPTREVVVSFLLINAVTILLLLGIIAREVWKVVQARRRGRAASRLHIQIVSLFSVIAVLPAVLVSIVANVTLDRGLDRLFSGPTRAVIQNSLIVANAYLHEHGQLIRGDILGMANDISHARALFDLDRKSFREFLTNDAATRNLPGAMLIDKDRNILEAAQNGIRRDFDVPAPEFLKNVDDTEPQIAVFIEANYVAAVIRLKGFEDTFLYVARFLDPHVVAQLRQTQASVAEYSELEARRLGVQVAFALMFTVIALTVLMSAVLIGLNFANWLVAPIRRLMGAAHLVSTGDLHVQVPVSKSEGDLSQLGMTFNKMTQELRTQRDELVSASELIDSRRRFIEAVLSSASAGIIGVDGSLSIGILNRSAEKLIGHAEAEALGHPLSEIIPELDEIMANAREGSQRLVQGQITIIRDGRERILNVRVTAEQTGHTSDSYIITLDDITELVSAQRTSAWGDVARRIAHEIKNPLTPIQLSAERIKRKFGKVIVEDKSIFEQCTDTIVRQVDDIRRMVDEFSRFARMPKPVIEGEDVGDTVRQVVFLMRVGHPDVDIETEIKDEPLHARFDRRLISQALTNIIKNATEAIEAVPEEELGKGKIEVVAARDGDFVVIDVIDNGIGLPKESRSRLLEPYVTTREKGTGLGLAIVGRVLVDHGGGIELNDASHVRPGQRGAWMRLRFAMSGQPASPPGSGEPKQQAENEPRIAAASGS
- a CDS encoding sigma-54-dependent transcriptional regulator → MANDILIVDDEADIRDLVAGILEDEGFSTRTARDSDSALAEIANRRPNLIFLDIWLQGSKLDGLQLLEQIKKDHTDVPVVMISGHGNIETAVAAIKRGAYDFIEKPFKSDRLILVATRALETSRLKREVRELKQLAPSASTLVGRSACINQLRQTIERAAKANSRILIVGPSGAGKELAARTLHNSSSRAEGPFVVINAAAITPEKMEIELFGVEANGEHSRKAGALEEAHGGTLFIDEIADMPRETQNKILRVLVEQTFQRCGGTTKVNVDVRIISSTARNLEEEIAAGRFREDLYHRLSVVPIRVPPLSERRDDIPELIEYFMEQISAATGLPRRQIGQDAMAVLQSHVWPGNVRQLRNNVERLMILAGGGPDAVITADMLPQDVGSMVPTMPTGNNGEHIMGLPLREAREAFERDYLIAQISRFSGNISRTAEFVGMERSALHRKLKALGVG
- a CDS encoding D-amino-acid transaminase, encoding MSRIAYVNGRYLDMRDASVNIEDRGYQFADGVYEVCEVRGGKLVDMPRHLARLQRSLGELRIKEPMPLAALSVVMHQVVRRNRVNHGIVYLQVTRGVARRDHGFPAASVKPAVVVTARSLDPAKGQANAAHGIKVITLPENRWPRVDIKSTALLPNVLAKQAARETGAYEAWYVDRDGYVTEGSSSNAWIVTKEGRVVTRSAEAGILPGVTRAVLMDAFEALQVRFEERPFTPAEAAGAAEAFVTASSQIVMPVVAIDGQPIGNGTPGALAKRLREQFHRFAVFS
- the hfq gene encoding RNA chaperone Hfq — protein: MAADRAQNLQDTFLNHVRKTKTPLTIFLVNGVKLQGIVTWFDNFCLLLRRDGHSQLVYKHAISTIMPGAPIQLFESGEDSPA
- the hflX gene encoding GTPase HflX, coding for MEPRSIDEGADRPRSGQGGETGRVIVVGPYLRTRRGDPDAADTAVRDNDARLDEAAGLARAIDLDVVEAVLTPISQIRPATYLGKGKVEEIVGLIAAHEADLVVMDCALSPIQQRNLEKAWNAKVLDRTGLILEIFGRRAKTREGTLQVELAHLNYQRSRLVRSWTHLERQRGGFGFMGGPGETQIEADRRLIGERITKLESELKKVQATRRLHRAGRQRVPYRVVALVGYTNAGKSTLFNRLTRADVQAADMLFATLDPTLRAIQLPHGGKAMLSDTVGFISNLPTQLVAAFRATLEEVLEADLILHVRDISHEDAEAQQHDVDNVLRQLGVDAASGRIVEVWNKIDRFEPEQRDELKNIAARRPEDHPCLLVSAVSGEGVDDLLLAIEQRLAATRTVLDLSIDAADGAGVSWLHRNTEVLAKDLVDGRYAMTVRVEDNKRDVVVDRFGAVPRPD
- the gyrA gene encoding DNA gyrase subunit A; amino-acid sequence: MSDKDDEKPGEPLAPSDIRPVSILDEMKRSYLDYAMSVIVARALPDARDGLKPVHRRILFGMYENGFEWNKPYRKSARTVGDVIGKYHPHGDQSVYDALVRMAQNFSMRVPLIDGQGNFGSVDGDMPAAMRYTESRLTKIAQTLLDDIDKDTVDFQPNYDNSEREPQVLPAKFPNLLVNGAGGIAVGMATNIPPHNLGEVIDACIALIDDPALSIDDLNKIVPGPDFPTGGIILGRAGIRAAYQTGRGSIVMRGKVEIETVRKDREAIIVTEIPYQVNKATMVERIAELVREKKIEGIGDLRDESDRDGFRVVIELRRDAVPEVVLNQLYKFTPLQTNFGANMVALEGGRPQLMNLKDLLTVFVAFREQVVTRRTKFLLNKARDRAHILVGLAIAVANIDEIIRVIRNSPDPNTARETLMSRDWPAADVAAMITLIDDPRHKLNEDGTARLSFEQAKAILDLRLQRLTALGREEISEELDKLAVEIADYLEILRSRARVQTIVKTELGEVKAEFATPRRTEIVEQEGEVEDEDLIQREDMVVTVSHAGYVKRVPLSTYRAQRRGGKGRSGMATREEDFVSRLFVASTHTPVLFFSSRGQVYKEKVWRLPLAPPNGRGKALINILPLEQGERITTIMPLPEDEASWSELDVMFATTGGNVRRNKLSDFVDVRRSGIIAMKLDEGEAIVDVQICTERDDVLLTAAGGQCIRFPVPDVRVFSGRTSMGVRGIALSSGDKVISLSILRHFEATPAERSTYLKQSGAIRRAATGEENEPIETPEVEAEEGDTSAALSQERYAEMSASEQFVLTISENGYGKRTSSFEYRTTGRGGKGIVAMSVNSRNGKLIASFPVEDSDQIMLVTDNGQLIRCPVEGIRVAGRSTQGVIVFDTADDEKVVSVERIPETDDGENGNGG
- the coaD gene encoding pantetheine-phosphate adenylyltransferase, which produces MSRIALYPGSFDPVTNGHLDVVRHAVALCDKLVVAIGIHPGKKPLFTTEERLAMVEQVFGPVAKAAGCAFGCTTYDNLTVTAAEKVGATIMIRGLRDGTDLDYEMQIAGMNETMAPAIHTVFLPASVGVRPITATLVRQIAAMGGDVSAFVPAEVASALKSKFAAGSPA
- a CDS encoding peptidylprolyl isomerase, whose product is MIRLIGLFAALLFALPALAQPLPANLDKQNALVIDTTKGRIVIALRADIAPKHAERLKQLAREGFYNNVPFHRVMGGFMAQTGDGQNFNGTGGSKYPNLKQEFSNVPFTRGVVGMARRGDSVDSANSQFFIMFADGPSLNGQYTVIGNVVSGMDVVDKLKKASPTSPGGAVTDPDKMVKVQVASDVK